A stretch of the Mustela nigripes isolate SB6536 chromosome X, MUSNIG.SB6536, whole genome shotgun sequence genome encodes the following:
- the RAI2 gene encoding retinoic acid-induced protein 2 — protein MDDLRSQNLSVDMTESTPALASNRLENGMTQLITTEAWNINSTDLVKKALVTVPAPSILNPPADSQSGMALKVAATVLQPLCLGESPVVMPIHMQVEGSSAPELQPNGNAAYVMTTQGPVQLPVVLEQHVFQHLNSPLVLPQEAPCSSSAIHNNLFQGAEDPEAQPQLLDLRIPNQPQEPTLPFEAVLQNLFPSQGALGPPPCQPPPGYAPMPPQAFNSPLSPLVPPATLLVPYPVIVPLPVPVPIPIPIPVPHSPESKLSSACPKPPPSFGAHPFKGAQPPLEKEERKPFDILQPSEYFQLSRRTVIKMGSDNEALDLSMKSVPWLKAGEVSPPVCQEDAALDLSLAAHRKAEPPAETLYDSSGSVGSPGHAAMEKLPGGMEVSFAPATAPGASALMDSHVGSSHPTQLPSQPSQAGSEVKAENHIEMVSESQAAKVIVSVEDAVPAIFCGKIKGLSGVSTKNFSFKREDSVLQGYDINSQGEEPMGSTEPLRKPVKNRSIKLKKVNSQEMHMLPIKKQRLATFFPRK, from the coding sequence ATGGACGATCTGCGGTCCCAGAACCTCTCCGTGGACATGACTGAGTCCACTCCCGCCTTGGCCAGTAACAGACTGGAGAATGGCATGACCCAGCTCATCACCACCGAGGCCTGGAACATCAACTCCACTGACCTGGTAAAGAAGGCCCTGGTGACCGTGCCGGCCCCGTCCATCCTGAACCCCCCGGCCGACTCCCAGAGCGGCATGGCTCTGAAGGTGGCAGCCACCGTGCTGCAGCCCCTGTGCCTCGGGGAGAGCCCAGTGGTGATGCCCATTCACATGCAGGTGGAGGGAAGCTCCGCGCCCGAGCTCCAGCCTAATGGCAACGCCGCCTATGTCATGACCACGCAGGGCCCCGTGCAGCTGCCCGTGGTGCTGGAGCAGCACGTCTTCCAGCACCTCAACTCCCCTCTGGTCCTGCCGCAGGAGGCCCCGTGCTCCTCCAGTGCCATCCACAACAACCTGTTCCAGGGAGCCGAGGACCCTGAGGCGCAGCCCCAGCTCCTGGACCTGCGCATCCCCAACCAGCCGCAGGAACCCACCTTGCCATTCGAAGCCGTGCTCCAGAATCTGTTCCCTTCTCAGGGCGCGCTcggccccccaccctgccagccTCCTCCTGGATATGCCCCAATGCCCCCCCAGGCCTTCAACTCCCCGCTGTCCCCGCTGgtccctccagccaccctcttGGTGCCCTACCCAGTGATCGTCCCCTTGCCCGTGCCGGtgcccatccccatccccatcccggTGCCTCACAGTCCCGAATCCAAGCTCAGCTCCGCTTGCCCCAAGCCACCGCCTTCCTTTGGCGCGCACCCCTTCAAAGGCGCCCAGCCCCCTCTGGAGAAAGAGGAGCGGAAGCCCTTCGATATCCTGCAGCCGAGCGAGTACTTCCAGCTCAGCCGCCGCACGGTCATCAAGATGGGGAGCGACAACGAGGCCCTGGACCTCTCCATGAAGTCGGTGCCCTGGCTTAAGGCCGGCGAAGTCAGTCCCCCCGTCTGCCAGGAAGACGCGGCCCTAGACCTGTCGCTGGCAGCCCACCGGAAAGCCGAGCCTCCCGCTGAGACACTGTATGACAGCAGCGGGTCTGTGGGCAGCCCGGGTCACGCCGCGATGGAGAAACTTCCCGGTGGCATGGAAGTGTCCTTTGCCCCCGCCACGGCCCCGGGGGCCTCGGCTCTGATGGATAGCCACGTGGGCAGCAGCCACCCCACCCAGCTGCCCAGCCAGCCCAGCCAAGCCGGCAGCGAGGTCAAGGCTGAAAATCACATCGAGATGGTGAGCGAGTCCCAGGCAGCCAAGGTGATTGTCTCGGTGGAAGACGCGGTTCCTGCCATCTTCTGCGGCAAGATCAAAGGCCTCTCGGGCGTGTCCACCAAGAACTTCTCCTTCAAAAGAGAAGACTCGGTGCTTCAGGGCTATGACATCAACAGCCAAGGGGAAGAGCCCATGGGAAGCACCGAGCCCCTCCGGAAACCCGTCAAAAACCGGAGCATAAAGTTAAAGAAAGTGAACTCCCAGGAAATGCACATGCTCCCCATCAAAAAACAACGGCTGGCCACCTTTTTTCCAAGAAAGTaa